The Cinclus cinclus chromosome 3, bCinCin1.1, whole genome shotgun sequence genome has a window encoding:
- the FAM110C gene encoding protein FAM110C, whose protein sequence is MRWGLPGRALKQRPSPAGGPGEHVPDGNKPSECPGLGAGCPHPPQRRAPGAPARGSGVAAGPAPPGVVPASFPSPPCPPSLPSLPSCRPGLAVPAGGRAGEKRGAPTVRGAGSAALGAPGLSYTAIFLFSFFFIYIFFSLFFLSHFPLGTTGSRIRVPEIAMPAELSRAVGMHAISDLHSSLPLRLLNKGPEYLRRQLEAGKPGRKSAVERLAADKAKYVKSQQVMSSRQDPVIALSSASESSSESCSVRSGAESSERGRGAGAKPLEPGKAVSSCRAPLQHGPPIARRSTRRQMRPDSLVIYRQKCELGRGQSQDGPRGSLVRRFFNGSIKEKRLASPELPRVMEDVAATESSEPLPAKDGDREPSDHGAVQAVPVSAEGAAVSTEEHERPSELSTPSEEVKEVKRRGLHRSQSDISSRYSKFFAESDTFFKYCGLEQEVIEDLGRENFSVVSDNVSFRIRSISVATSESEFTRHSGDEGLLEDELTEQVPSSTSVVERNARIIKWLYTCKKAKETNKVIQELA, encoded by the coding sequence ATGCGCTGGGGTCTGCCGGGTCGGGCCCTCAAGCAGCGCCCGTCCCCAGCGGGCGGCCCGGGAGAGCATGTTCCTGACGGGAACAAACCTTCCGAGTGCCCCGGCCTCGGAGCAGGCTGCCCGCACCCACCGCAGCGCCGTGCCCCCGGAGCCCCGGCCAGGGGGAGCGGGGTGGCGGCGGGGCCTGCCCCCCCCGGGGTGGTGcctgcctccttcccttcccctccctgtcctccttcccttccctccctcccttcctgccgGCCGGGATTGGCTGTGCCTgccggcgggcgggcgggcgagAAGCGCGGCGCCCCGACGGtgcggggagcggggagcgcGGCCCTCGGAGCGCCCGGGCTGTCTTACACCGcgattttcctgttttcctttttttttatatatattttttttagtttatttttcttatccCACTTCCCTCTCGGGACGACTGGAAGCAGGATCCGCGTCCCTGAAATTGCTATGCCAGCTGAACTCTCCCGGGCCGTGGGAATGCACGCCATCTCCGACCTGCACTCCTCCCTCCCCCTGCGGCTCCTCAACAAGGGGCCCGAGTACCTCCGCAGGCAGCTGGAGGCCGGCAAGCCGGGCAGGAAGAGTGCCGTGGAGAGACTGGCCGCCGATAAGGCCAAGTACGTGAAGAGCCAGCAGGTCATGAGCAGCAGGCAGGATCCCGTCATCGCGCTCAGCTCAGCCTCGGAGAGCAGCAGCGAGAGCTGTTCCGTGCGGAGCGGAGCCGAGAGCAGCGAGCGGGGCAGAGGCGCGGGCGCGAAGCCCCTGGAGCCGGGCAAGGCCGTGAGCTCCTGCCGAGCCCCCCTGCAGCACGGGCCGCCCATCGCCCGCCGCAGCACCAGGAGGCAGATGCGGCCGGATTCCCTGGTGATCTACCGCCAGAAATGTGAGCTTGGGAGAGGTCAAAGCCAGGACGGCCCGCGGGGGAGTTTGGTGAGGAGGTTCTTCAATGGGTCAATAAAGGAGAAGAGGCTGGCTTCCCCTGAGTTGCCCAGAGTCATGGAGGACGTCGCCGCCACCGAGAGCAGCGAGCCTCTCCCGGCCAAAGATGGTGACCGTGAGCCAAGCGACCATGGAGCGGTGCAGGCTGTCCCTGTGAGCGCTGAGGGGGCAGCGGTGTCTACAGAGGAGCACGAGAGACCCTCCGAACTGAGTACACCTTCCGAAGAGGTCAAGGAGGTGAAGAGGAGAGGTCTCCATCGCTCCCAGTCAGACATCAGCTCTCGCTACTCCAAGTTCTTTGCTGAGTCTGACACATTTTTCAAGTACTGtggcctggagcaggaggtgaTTGAGGATCTTGGGAGAGAGAACTTCTCCGTGGTGTCTGACAATGTCTCCTTCAGGATCCGCAGCATCAGCGTGGCGACATCGGAGAGTGAGTTCACGAGGCACAGCGGGGACGAGGGGCTGCTGGAGGACGAGCTCACAGAGCAGgtccccagcagcacctctgtgGTTGAGCGCAACGCTCGGATAATCAAATGGTTGTACACGTGTAagaaagccaaggagaccaaCAAGGTGATCCAGGAACTGGCGTGA